TTCGTATCATGCCGACGATAACCAACGTAGCTGCGCACCAAGCTCCAGTTCTTGCTCTCGACATAGGGCGAGTCGTTCTCTTGGTACGCCCGGGACCGGGTGAAGCGCAATTTGTGCTTATCGGCAGGCTTCGCCAGCGCCTGGTTGATAAACTCGCTGCCATTGTCCGAATGGATGGCAGTAACCGGGAAAGGTGCTGCCCGCAGAATGCTCTTCATCGCCAACATCACCCAGATGTGAGCCTTGTTGCGTAGCACCCGCAATTCGGTCCAGCCAGTGGTTATCTCGGTGACTACCAGCGTATAGGCAAACTCACCGCAAGGACTCTGCCCTCCGTGACTTAGCAAATCTATCTCCAGATACCCAAGCTCCTTCTTGGGTTTGTCATGGCAGGTCTCGACCGGGATGCGTTTCTTGAGCCAGGAGGCAAAGGGGTTGGACTTGTAGCGGCGTTTGGCCAGAAGCTCGGCTCGGACTGGCCGGAGCAGACGGTCAACCGCAGATGGACTGATAGCATTGAGCTCGGTGAACGCCTTTCTGAGCTTGGGATGGCAGAACAGCCGCTGGCTGTGGAAGCGGACGGAGTGAGTAAGGAGGAAAAATGGGCATCAGGCAGGCTGCCAGGGTGGTTTTCTCCTTGTCGTATAGGAAGAAACGGTCCTTGGTAGCCTGCTATTTTGACGCCCGAAAAGACCCGGTCCATTCTGCCAAAACGAATCTGTTTCGGGTAGATTATTTCTGACGAAAATCTTGGTCTTGACTTGCCAGCGGGTAGTAGTACGCTGATGCCCGGTCATGGAGTCCCGGGTAAGAACCCTCACGGCTCTGCTTCTGTCAGCGCTCGCTGTTTTTGCCGCGCCGCGTACACTTTGGGACTATCTTGCC
The candidate division WOR-3 bacterium genome window above contains:
- a CDS encoding transposase family protein, which produces MLRPVRAELLAKRRYKSNPFASWLKKRIPVETCHDKPKKELGYLEIDLLSHGGQSPCGEFAYTLVVTEITTGWTELRVLRNKAHIWVMLAMKSILRAAPFPVTAIHSDNGSEFINQALAKPADKHKLRFTRSRAYQENDSPYVESKNWSLVRSYVGYRRHDTKEENLALRGWTG